The Poriferisphaera corsica DNA segment CGAAAAGATTATCGAGACCGCTTGGCGATGGTTTCGAGCCAATCCCGATGGTTACAATGACAGATAATCAATTTTTTTGAAAAACAAAGCCAATCAGCTTTCTGGTTGGCTTTTTCTATGCGCACTCGAATGAAAGACCTAAAATATAGCCATGAATCAAGATCAAAATGATTTAGAAGAGGGAATGCAGGAATGGTCGCCTCCTGTTGGGTGGGTCGGCAAACTTTTCGCTTGGCTAATGCTGCTGATTATCGCAATTGTTATTGTTTGGATGATCATATGGATCTTTACGCCAGAACCTCCTGGCGTATAGAAAGCGATTCAATGTCGTGGGCAATAAATGACAAGATAAGGGGATTTAATAAGATTTTTTCTCGTGGAAGCGGAAGAGTGGGCTAAGTCGATAGAGCAGGGCCCCGATTGGAAATGATAGAACCGTCGTATAAAGCACCATCATGAAGTAGCGGTACATTTGTGTTGCAGAATCCCAGCCTTCGATCGGATCGTTCGTTAGCCATGAGAATGATCGCATCTTGAAAAAGCAGATGGTTGTGAGTCCTGCGAATACGCCCGCGCTGAAGGTGAGGATCGCAAGTGTAAAAACCGATTCTTTAAAGACAAGACCACGCATCTGAATAATCGTAAAGCCTGCCAACAGATAGCCAAGTGAGGCCGGCCCAATAATCGTTGCGCTAGGATTTGTCGTTGTGATCAGGTCCGTCAGAATGCCCAAGGCAAGCATCGCCCAAAGCGCAAGATAGGCTCGAGCTGACAGGCAAATATAAACACCAAAAATCAGCAATAACGACGGTGCCATACCACCAAACGCTTCAGGCAAAGAGATCAGCGAACCAAACCCTTTTTGAAGTGCTAAGAAAATATATGCGAAGATGGCGAATACGACCCAGTTCATAGCTATTCTTTGATTAGTATCCTTGTTGAGGAATGACGATATCAACCTCCCGCAGTCGTGAAAGTTCGATACGCGGTTGAATAATCATGCGATTCAATAAGAACGGTTTGTTTGGATCCGGGATAATCTCGAT contains these protein-coding regions:
- the mreD gene encoding rod shape-determining protein MreD — encoded protein: MNWVVFAIFAYIFLALQKGFGSLISLPEAFGGMAPSLLLIFGVYICLSARAYLALWAMLALGILTDLITTTNPSATIIGPASLGYLLAGFTIIQMRGLVFKESVFTLAILTFSAGVFAGLTTICFFKMRSFSWLTNDPIEGWDSATQMYRYFMMVLYTTVLSFPIGALLYRLSPLFRFHEKKSY